GGGGTTTACCGCGATCCTCTGCATCGCTGTCGGCGCAGGCGGCGCTGCGGCGCTCAACCAGTGGTGGGAAGCCGATCTCGACGCCGGCATGAAGCGCACCGCCGGGCGACCGCTGCCGGCCGGGCGCATGGAGCGCACCTCTGCGCGCGACTTCGGTGTCGGGCTTTCGGTCGCCTCGGTCCTGCTGATGGGCCTTGCCATTGGCTGGCTGGCCGCGGCGATCCTGGCGCTGTCGATCGTCTATTACGCGGTGATCTACACGATCTGGCTCAAGCCGCGCACGCCGCAGAATATCGTCATCGGCGGCGGCGCCGGTGCCTTCCCGCCGCTGATCGGCTGGGTCGCGGCGACGGGCGACATCACCGCCATGCCGGTGATCCTCTTCGCCATCATCTTCTTCTGGACCCCGCCGCACTTCTGGGCGCTCGCGCTGTTCGTCAAGACGGACTACGCCAAGGTCGGCATCCCGATGATGCCGGTGGTCGCGGGCGAGACCTCGACCCGGCGCCAGATCCTGTTCTACGCCGTGCTGCTGCTGCCGTTGTCGGCACTGCCCTGGTTCATCGGCGGAACGGGCATGGTCTATGGCGTGACGGCGCTGGTGCTGTCGGCCGTGTTCCTGCTGCTCTCGATCCGCGTCGGCCTGCGCGAGACCGCGCCGGAGGGCGACACGATGAAGCCCGAGAAGCAGCTTTTCGCCTATTCGATCATCTACCTCTTCGCGCTGTTCGCGGCGCTGGTTGCAGATCACTGGCTGGTGGTGCAGGGAGTCACGGCATGAACCAACTCGATCCCGAGGCTGAACGCCTGCGCATCATTCGCGGCCGCAACCGCGTGTTCGGCGTGCTGCTGATCGGCTTTGCCGTGCTGATCTTCGCCATTTCGATCGCCAAGATGAGCTGACTGCCGTGAGCGCCGACCGCAAGAACCGCCAGACCGCCATGATCATGGGCGGCGTCGCGCTCGCCATGCTGGGCCTGGGTTATGCGGCGGTGCCGCTCTATCGCATGTTCTGCCAGACCACGGGCTTCGGCGGCACGACCATGCGCGTGACCGAGGCCCAGGCTGCCACCGTCCGCTCCACCACCACCGACATCCGCATCCGCTTCGACGCCAATGTCGAGCGCGGCATGCCCTGGGAGTTCAAGCCGGTCCAGGCGGTCGACACCGTGGCGATCGGCGTGCGCGACATGGCGATCTTCACCGCCAAGAACCTGTCGGACAAGCCGATCACCGGCACCGCCAGCTTCAACGTCGAGCCCGAGCAGGCGGCGCGCTATTTCGACAAGATCCAGTGCTTCTGCTTCACCGAGCAGACGCTGAAGCCCGGTGAGCAAGTGCGCATGCCGGTGATCTACTACGTCGATCCCAAGATCCTGGACGATCCCGACAACAACGACGTTCACGAGATCACTCTCAGCTACACTTTCCACGTCACCCCCGCCGGTGGCGACAAGCTGGCCGACCACAAAGAGGCTGGCCAGAAAGAGACTGGGGCCACCGGTGCGAAGGCACTGGACCGCGCCAAGACAGGCGGTTAAGGGCCTTTCGGAATTCATCTCGGCGGCATAGCGCCGCTACACTACGCAACAGGGACCAGAGGCAATCATGGCCGGAACCAAGAACCACGACTACCACATCCTGCCGCCCGACATCTGGCCGCTGGTGGGCTCAATCTCGGCGCTGACGCTGACGAGCGGCGGCGTGCTGTTCATGCACAAGATGCCCGCGGGCAAGTACGTGCTGCTGGCGGGCCTCTTCGGCGTGCTGCTGACGATGTATTCCTGGTGGTCGAACGTGATCAAGGAAGCCCACGCCGGCGATCACACCCCGGTCGTACAGCTCCACCTGCGCTACGGCATGATCCTGTTCATCGCTTCGGAAGTGATGTTCTTCGTCGGCTGGTTCTGGGCCTTCTTCGACTTCTCGCTGTTCCCCAACGAACTCGCCGAGGTCGTGGGCGGGCAATGGCCGCCCAAGGCGATCGAAGCGGTCATGGATCCGTTCGACCTGCCGCTGCTCAACACGCTGATCCTGCTCTGCTCGGGTACGACGGTGACCTGGGCGCACCACGCGCTCATCCACGGCGACCGTGACGGCCTGAAGAAAGGCCTGTGGCTGACGATCATTCTGGGCGTGTTGTTCACGTCGATCCAGGCCTACGAATATGTCCACGCGCCCTTCGCCTTCGGCGGCAACACCTACGGTTCGGCGTTCTACATGGCGACCGGCTTCCACGGCTTCCACGTCATCATCGGCACGATCATGCTGATCATCTGCCTGAAGCGCGCCTACAACGGCGACTTCACGCCGAAGCAGCACTT
The window above is part of the Novosphingobium sp. G106 genome. Proteins encoded here:
- a CDS encoding heme o synthase, yielding MTTTTAIQPLPAEWRDFFALTKPRVMSLVIFTGLCGLLAAPQTINPVLGFTAILCIAVGAGGAAALNQWWEADLDAGMKRTAGRPLPAGRMERTSARDFGVGLSVASVLLMGLAIGWLAAAILALSIVYYAVIYTIWLKPRTPQNIVIGGGAGAFPPLIGWVAATGDITAMPVILFAIIFFWTPPHFWALALFVKTDYAKVGIPMMPVVAGETSTRRQILFYAVLLLPLSALPWFIGGTGMVYGVTALVLSAVFLLLSIRVGLRETAPEGDTMKPEKQLFAYSIIYLFALFAALVADHWLVVQGVTA
- a CDS encoding cytochrome c oxidase assembly protein, which gives rise to MTAVSADRKNRQTAMIMGGVALAMLGLGYAAVPLYRMFCQTTGFGGTTMRVTEAQAATVRSTTTDIRIRFDANVERGMPWEFKPVQAVDTVAIGVRDMAIFTAKNLSDKPITGTASFNVEPEQAARYFDKIQCFCFTEQTLKPGEQVRMPVIYYVDPKILDDPDNNDVHEITLSYTFHVTPAGGDKLADHKEAGQKETGATGAKALDRAKTGG
- a CDS encoding cytochrome c oxidase subunit 3, coding for MAGTKNHDYHILPPDIWPLVGSISALTLTSGGVLFMHKMPAGKYVLLAGLFGVLLTMYSWWSNVIKEAHAGDHTPVVQLHLRYGMILFIASEVMFFVGWFWAFFDFSLFPNELAEVVGGQWPPKAIEAVMDPFDLPLLNTLILLCSGTTVTWAHHALIHGDRDGLKKGLWLTIILGVLFTSIQAYEYVHAPFAFGGNTYGSAFYMATGFHGFHVIIGTIMLIICLKRAYNGDFTPKQHFGFEAAAWYWHFVDVVWLFLFVAVYVWGGWGYPTH